One window of the Pseudarthrobacter sp. ATCC 49987 genome contains the following:
- a CDS encoding cation-translocating P-type ATPase has protein sequence MTPQAPAGGRDTGALPGVAGLSSAEAARRLAEFGANKLPEAGTVPGWRRLLAELTHFFAILLWCAAVLAYLAGMPQLAIAIVVVILVNGVFAYIQQERAQHAAAKLRELLPAMVSVRRDNRIVKVHTTELVPDDAVVLVAGDRVPADLRLAVAAGCSVDESMLTGESEALAKVPGDTVFGGTFLVNGQAEGVVASTGGKTRLAEIAALTGKVEAPPSPLARELQRIVRITAAMALGIGTLFFVLSLLVGISWRDAFLFAIGVMVALVPEGLLPTVTLSLAVGAQRMAQRNALVRNLEAVETLGSTTFICTDKTGTLTQNRMNAVEVWTPAGLVSIIGAGYGPEAEVTGMGAGEARHLSTAALAASVGRAVLHEGKWIAEGDPMEAAIDALAARLADPGQPHDDPDVSHRFAFDPRRLRESAIVGTTLYVKGAPESVIPLCGGDGDSVAAQKALKMVDQMASHGLRVLAVAQRGLPGLPGADFKLEEVERGLTLLGLIGLHDPPRAEVRVALEAAREAGIKVAMVTGDHAFTAAAIARETGLIGTPELVLEGHNLPEDDAVLTALLDRDGVVVSRVTPEQKLRVARLLQRRGHVVAMTGDGVNDGPSLQQADIGVAMGLSGTDVAREAADLVLLDDDFATIIAAVEQGRATYANIRRFLTYHLTDNVAELTPFVIWALSGGRFPLALSVLQILALDIGTDLLPALALGSEAPSKGTLKRPPERRHLMDRALIFRVFGLLGPVEALFEMTAYTAVLLGAGWTPGAELPAADVLMAASGAAFTTVVLAQLANAFACRSATVPPWRLGWFSNRLLVWAVLAELGLLAVFLFLGPLAALLGHAPPSPGGLAVALAAIPGVLLADWLYKIVRHRRVGKTTPATKVQSL, from the coding sequence GTGACACCGCAGGCTCCGGCCGGGGGGCGGGACACCGGGGCGTTGCCTGGCGTTGCCGGCCTGAGTTCCGCCGAGGCGGCCCGCCGACTCGCTGAATTCGGGGCGAACAAGCTGCCGGAGGCCGGCACGGTCCCCGGCTGGCGGAGGCTGCTTGCCGAACTGACCCACTTCTTCGCCATCCTGCTCTGGTGTGCCGCCGTGCTGGCCTACCTGGCCGGCATGCCGCAGCTGGCCATCGCGATCGTCGTCGTGATCCTGGTGAACGGAGTGTTCGCGTATATCCAGCAGGAGCGCGCCCAGCATGCCGCCGCGAAGCTCCGCGAGCTGCTCCCGGCGATGGTCTCGGTCCGCCGGGACAACCGCATCGTCAAGGTCCACACCACCGAGCTCGTCCCGGACGACGCCGTCGTGCTGGTTGCCGGCGACCGGGTCCCGGCGGATCTCCGCCTGGCGGTGGCGGCAGGCTGTTCCGTGGACGAATCGATGCTCACCGGTGAAAGCGAGGCGCTCGCCAAGGTCCCCGGCGACACCGTTTTTGGCGGGACCTTCCTGGTCAACGGCCAGGCCGAAGGGGTCGTCGCGAGCACCGGCGGTAAGACCCGGCTCGCCGAAATCGCGGCCCTGACGGGAAAGGTCGAGGCGCCGCCCAGCCCGCTGGCGCGGGAACTGCAGCGGATCGTCCGCATTACGGCGGCGATGGCCCTCGGCATCGGCACGCTGTTCTTCGTACTGTCCCTGCTGGTCGGAATCTCCTGGCGGGACGCCTTTCTTTTTGCCATCGGCGTAATGGTGGCGCTGGTGCCCGAGGGCCTGCTGCCCACGGTCACACTGTCCCTGGCCGTCGGGGCGCAACGGATGGCGCAGCGCAACGCCCTCGTCCGCAACCTGGAAGCCGTGGAAACCCTCGGGTCCACCACCTTCATCTGCACGGACAAGACCGGCACCCTCACCCAGAACAGGATGAACGCCGTCGAGGTCTGGACCCCCGCAGGGCTGGTCAGCATTATCGGGGCGGGGTACGGGCCGGAGGCCGAGGTCACCGGGATGGGAGCCGGGGAGGCTCGGCACCTCAGCACCGCCGCACTGGCCGCCTCCGTGGGCCGCGCGGTGCTCCACGAGGGCAAGTGGATCGCCGAGGGTGACCCGATGGAGGCCGCCATCGATGCGCTGGCCGCCCGGCTGGCAGATCCGGGACAACCACACGATGATCCCGACGTGTCGCACCGCTTCGCCTTCGATCCCCGCCGGCTGCGGGAGTCCGCGATCGTCGGGACCACCCTGTACGTCAAGGGTGCGCCAGAGTCCGTGATTCCGCTGTGTGGCGGGGACGGCGACAGTGTCGCCGCCCAGAAGGCCCTAAAGATGGTCGACCAGATGGCCTCGCACGGGCTCCGCGTGCTGGCCGTCGCCCAGCGGGGCCTGCCTGGCCTGCCCGGCGCCGACTTCAAGCTTGAGGAGGTGGAGCGCGGACTGACGCTGCTGGGGCTGATCGGCCTCCACGACCCACCCCGCGCCGAGGTCCGCGTGGCGCTCGAGGCGGCCCGCGAGGCCGGCATCAAGGTGGCCATGGTCACCGGAGACCATGCCTTCACGGCGGCCGCCATCGCACGGGAAACCGGGCTGATCGGAACGCCGGAGCTCGTACTGGAGGGACACAACCTGCCCGAGGACGACGCCGTCCTGACGGCGCTGCTGGACCGCGACGGGGTGGTGGTCAGCAGGGTCACCCCGGAACAGAAACTCCGGGTGGCCCGGCTGCTGCAGCGCCGCGGCCACGTCGTGGCAATGACGGGCGACGGCGTCAATGACGGCCCCTCCCTCCAGCAGGCGGACATCGGGGTGGCGATGGGCCTGAGCGGCACGGACGTGGCCCGCGAGGCCGCGGACCTTGTGCTGCTCGATGACGACTTCGCCACCATCATCGCGGCGGTGGAGCAGGGCCGCGCCACGTACGCGAACATCAGGCGCTTCCTGACCTACCACCTGACGGACAACGTCGCCGAGCTCACCCCGTTCGTGATCTGGGCCCTCTCCGGCGGGCGCTTCCCGCTGGCGCTGAGCGTGCTTCAGATCCTGGCCCTCGACATCGGCACCGACCTGCTGCCCGCGCTGGCGCTGGGCAGCGAGGCCCCGAGCAAGGGGACGTTGAAGCGGCCGCCGGAGCGGAGGCACCTGATGGACCGGGCGCTGATCTTCCGCGTATTCGGGCTGCTCGGCCCGGTCGAAGCACTGTTCGAAATGACGGCGTACACGGCTGTGCTGCTCGGTGCCGGCTGGACCCCCGGAGCGGAGCTGCCGGCGGCGGACGTGCTGATGGCCGCTTCCGGCGCCGCGTTCACCACCGTGGTCCTGGCGCAGCTCGCCAACGCCTTCGCCTGCCGCAGTGCCACCGTGCCGCCGTGGCGGCTTGGCTGGTTCAGCAACCGGCTGCTGGTCTGGGCCGTGCTGGCCGAACTCGGGCTGCTGGCGGTGTTCCTGTTCCTCGGGCCCCTGGCAGCCCTGCTGGGCCACGCCCCGCCGTCGCCCGGCGGCCTGGCCGTGGCGCTCGCCGCCATCCCGGGCGTGCTGCTCGCGGACTGGCTCTACAAGATCGTCCGCCACCGCCGGGTAGGGAAGACCACACCGGCCACCAAGGTCCAAAGCCTCTGA
- a CDS encoding glycosyltransferase: MAALALPLPRGHSIDRIAVVMPAHNEDEHLSRALLAVQRAADALGRLRPDVEVQVTVVLDSCTDGSAGITAGYTAADPRFRALEVDFRNAGASRAAGIRAAGVGTARRRPPGKRWTPPPWAGRTWLANTDADSQVPENWLVRQLEFAEAGADAVLGSVEPDPAGMDPELLRRWLQRHPFEEDHPHIYGANFGVRASAYLAAGGFPKLASHEDRTLVQSLRNRAFTVTATDSMRVLTSGRIQARAPHGFGAYLRTLGRNRPPESQVPGR; encoded by the coding sequence ATGGCCGCCCTTGCCCTGCCGCTCCCGCGCGGACACAGCATCGACCGGATCGCCGTCGTGATGCCGGCCCACAATGAGGACGAGCACCTCAGCCGCGCGCTGCTGGCCGTGCAGCGCGCCGCCGACGCCCTGGGGCGGCTGCGTCCCGACGTGGAGGTCCAGGTGACAGTGGTCCTGGACAGCTGCACCGACGGCTCCGCCGGCATCACGGCCGGCTACACAGCGGCCGACCCGCGCTTCAGAGCCCTCGAAGTGGACTTCCGCAACGCCGGTGCCAGCCGGGCAGCCGGCATCCGGGCGGCCGGCGTCGGCACAGCCCGGCGGCGGCCGCCCGGCAAACGCTGGACTCCGCCGCCGTGGGCCGGACGGACGTGGCTCGCCAACACGGACGCTGACTCACAGGTTCCGGAAAACTGGCTCGTCCGCCAACTGGAATTCGCCGAGGCCGGAGCCGACGCAGTCCTGGGCTCGGTGGAACCGGACCCCGCCGGGATGGACCCGGAGCTGCTCCGGCGCTGGCTGCAACGCCACCCCTTCGAGGAAGACCACCCACACATTTACGGCGCCAACTTCGGGGTCAGGGCCTCCGCCTACCTGGCCGCCGGGGGTTTCCCGAAGCTCGCCTCGCACGAGGACCGGACCCTGGTGCAAAGCCTCCGCAACCGCGCCTTCACCGTGACGGCAACGGACAGCATGCGCGTGCTGACCTCGGGCCGGATCCAGGCCAGGGCGCCGCATGGCTTCGGCGCCTACCTCCGGACGCTGGGACGGAACCGGCCACCCGAGAGCCAAGTTCCGGGCAGGTGA
- a CDS encoding bifunctional PIG-L family deacetylase/class I SAM-dependent methyltransferase gives MVSFTHQDTGTSEDAWAASGLAALPKLPLDAGELAGQAFIVLAAHPDDESLGAGGLMARLRGLGARVTVLLCTAGEASHPDSPTTTPEQLAAVRLKEFGGALTHLLPDPDWRYLALPDGKLAGHRPEVHAALQRAITDTTAATGLPAGHITIVAPYRHDGHTDHEALGAAAAEAAGAGGHGLLEYPIWYWLWADTADPAWQSWLRLPLNPAERRAKAAAMSSHTSQVRPLSGQPGDEVLLPPAFLAHFDRPFETFAWQGPAAAGAGSYAAADAEGVFDAVHTGTDDPWQYTTSWYEHRKRTLTLAALPGLNYTAGLEIGCSIGTLSVELAQRCASFLAVDASSAALAHAARRLEHLPAARTSHLTVPTDWPDGRFDLIVVSEVGYYLSPGELAGLFERVEAALLPGGTLALCHWRHPISGWELDGDAVHAAARRQLGWADAGLYRERDFILEVLVAPGSAGDPQPATTVVPGPEG, from the coding sequence GTGGTGAGCTTCACCCACCAGGACACCGGCACCAGCGAGGACGCGTGGGCAGCCAGCGGGCTGGCTGCGCTCCCGAAGTTGCCGCTCGACGCCGGCGAGCTCGCCGGCCAGGCTTTCATCGTCCTGGCCGCGCACCCCGACGACGAATCCCTCGGCGCCGGCGGCCTGATGGCCCGGCTGCGGGGGCTGGGCGCCCGGGTCACGGTGCTGTTGTGCACGGCGGGGGAGGCCTCCCACCCGGACTCTCCCACGACGACGCCGGAACAGCTCGCCGCCGTGCGGCTCAAGGAATTCGGCGGCGCGCTGACGCATCTGCTGCCGGATCCGGACTGGCGGTACCTCGCCTTGCCCGATGGCAAGCTCGCCGGGCACCGGCCGGAGGTGCACGCCGCGCTGCAGCGCGCCATTACCGACACAACAGCCGCAACGGGACTGCCGGCGGGGCACATCACGATTGTGGCCCCCTACCGGCACGACGGCCACACCGACCACGAGGCACTGGGCGCCGCCGCCGCCGAGGCCGCAGGCGCTGGCGGCCACGGACTGCTCGAGTACCCCATCTGGTACTGGCTCTGGGCGGACACCGCGGACCCGGCCTGGCAGTCCTGGCTGCGCCTGCCGCTGAACCCCGCCGAACGGCGGGCCAAGGCGGCAGCGATGTCCTCCCACACCTCTCAAGTCCGGCCGCTGTCCGGCCAGCCCGGGGATGAGGTGCTGCTCCCGCCGGCGTTCCTGGCACACTTCGACCGGCCCTTCGAGACGTTTGCGTGGCAGGGCCCGGCCGCCGCCGGTGCCGGTTCCTACGCCGCCGCCGATGCGGAAGGGGTTTTCGACGCCGTCCACACCGGAACGGACGACCCCTGGCAGTACACGACCAGCTGGTACGAACACCGCAAACGCACCCTCACCCTCGCGGCCCTGCCCGGCCTGAACTACACGGCAGGACTGGAGATCGGCTGCTCGATCGGGACCCTCAGCGTCGAACTCGCGCAACGCTGCGCCAGCTTCCTGGCCGTGGACGCGAGCAGCGCCGCGCTGGCGCACGCCGCCCGGCGCCTCGAACACCTCCCCGCCGCCCGGACCAGCCACCTCACCGTCCCGACGGACTGGCCGGACGGCCGGTTCGACCTGATCGTGGTCTCCGAGGTGGGCTACTACCTTTCGCCCGGCGAGCTGGCCGGGCTGTTCGAGCGGGTCGAAGCCGCGCTCCTGCCCGGCGGCACCCTGGCCCTGTGCCACTGGCGCCATCCGATCTCCGGCTGGGAGCTCGACGGCGACGCCGTGCACGCCGCCGCACGACGCCAACTGGGCTGGGCCGACGCCGGACTGTACCGGGAACGCGACTTCATCCTGGAGGTCCTGGTCGCGCCCGGGTCCGCCGGGGACCCCCAGCCGGCAACCACCGTCGTGCCGGGCCCGGAAGGGTAG
- a CDS encoding heavy metal translocating P-type ATPase, giving the protein MKLLLRYPLVAGTIAALLAVLILLLSGQPLIAQVSASIYALAVAAYLAVGMARRLMGGQWGIDILAVTAIVSTVLVGEFIASMIIVLMMAGGTALEDYAAGRAKKELTSLLERVPQTAHRERNAGSAAGTNAGGNNAAANNAGGQHEDVAATDVQIGDILLVRPGEVVPLDGILLSESGSFDESSLTGESLPVERAAGDGLMSGSLNGEAAVRMQVTALMEDSQYSRIVALVKEAADSKAPMVRLADRYAVPFTALAYVLGAIGWIVSGSPARFAEVLVVATPCPLLIAAPVAFLGGMSRAARGGIIVKYAGVLEQLSRIKTVAFDKTGTLTYGRPSLVGVRTSGSFTEDGVLGLAASAEQYSSHVLAASVMDAARTRGLVFETATEANEFATHGVRARFDGRDVVVGKPNFVAESVGGVEETALASGELAIYVGVAGEYAGALVMSDPIRRETRRTLAELQELGVSRTVMLTGDALATAEHIAAEAGLTDVRAECLPTDKVEAVRSLPLRPVMMVGDGVNDAPVLAVADVGIAMGARGSTAAGESADVVIILDDLSKVASAVRIGQRTVKVALQSIWIGIALSVALMLAAAAGFVPAIAGALSQELVDLATILNALRALSAGKTAAGKTGAGKTAAGTKGTGPKGAGTRRKGQKDAGGATGKPPVSRLPRSAERS; this is encoded by the coding sequence GTGAAACTTTTGCTCCGGTATCCGCTTGTTGCGGGCACGATCGCTGCCCTGCTCGCGGTGCTCATACTGCTCCTGTCCGGGCAGCCGCTGATTGCGCAGGTCTCAGCCAGCATCTATGCCCTGGCGGTGGCGGCCTATCTTGCCGTCGGCATGGCCCGCCGGCTGATGGGCGGCCAATGGGGCATCGACATCCTGGCGGTCACGGCAATCGTCAGCACTGTCCTGGTGGGCGAGTTCATCGCCTCCATGATCATTGTCCTCATGATGGCCGGCGGCACGGCCCTCGAGGACTACGCCGCCGGCCGGGCCAAGAAGGAACTGACCTCCCTGCTCGAGCGCGTCCCGCAGACCGCCCACCGGGAACGCAACGCCGGCTCCGCCGCCGGAACCAATGCGGGCGGAAACAATGCCGCCGCAAACAATGCGGGCGGCCAGCACGAGGATGTTGCGGCCACTGACGTCCAGATCGGCGACATCCTCCTGGTCAGACCGGGTGAGGTGGTCCCGCTGGACGGCATCCTGCTCTCTGAATCCGGCAGCTTCGACGAGTCCTCGCTCACCGGGGAGAGCCTTCCGGTGGAGCGGGCGGCCGGCGACGGCCTGATGAGCGGCTCCCTCAACGGCGAAGCCGCGGTCCGGATGCAGGTCACCGCCCTGATGGAGGACTCGCAGTACAGCCGCATCGTGGCCCTCGTCAAGGAAGCCGCGGACAGCAAGGCGCCCATGGTGCGGCTCGCGGACCGGTATGCCGTGCCGTTCACGGCCCTTGCCTACGTCCTTGGCGCGATCGGCTGGATCGTCAGCGGCAGCCCGGCCCGTTTCGCGGAAGTGCTGGTGGTGGCCACGCCGTGTCCGCTGCTGATCGCCGCACCCGTGGCTTTCCTGGGCGGCATGAGCCGCGCCGCGCGCGGCGGCATCATCGTCAAATACGCCGGCGTCCTGGAGCAACTGAGCCGGATCAAAACCGTCGCCTTCGACAAGACCGGCACCCTGACCTACGGCCGCCCGTCCCTGGTCGGGGTCCGGACGTCGGGGTCCTTCACAGAGGACGGGGTCCTCGGGCTGGCGGCCTCCGCCGAACAATATTCCTCGCATGTACTCGCCGCCTCGGTGATGGACGCTGCGCGGACCCGCGGGCTGGTCTTCGAAACCGCAACGGAGGCCAACGAATTCGCCACGCACGGCGTGCGGGCACGCTTCGATGGCCGCGACGTCGTGGTCGGCAAGCCGAATTTCGTGGCGGAATCGGTCGGCGGCGTCGAGGAAACGGCGCTGGCCAGCGGCGAACTCGCCATCTACGTGGGCGTGGCCGGGGAGTACGCCGGGGCCCTCGTGATGAGCGACCCCATCCGCAGGGAAACCCGCCGCACGCTGGCCGAACTCCAGGAACTCGGCGTCAGCCGGACTGTCATGCTCACCGGCGACGCCCTCGCCACGGCCGAGCACATCGCGGCCGAGGCCGGGCTCACCGATGTCCGCGCCGAGTGCCTGCCGACGGATAAGGTCGAAGCCGTCCGGTCCCTGCCGCTGCGCCCGGTCATGATGGTGGGCGACGGCGTCAACGACGCCCCCGTCCTGGCCGTCGCCGACGTCGGCATCGCCATGGGGGCGCGCGGCTCGACGGCGGCCGGCGAGTCTGCCGACGTCGTGATCATCCTCGATGACCTGTCCAAGGTGGCCTCGGCCGTGCGGATTGGCCAGCGGACCGTCAAGGTGGCCCTGCAGAGCATCTGGATCGGCATCGCGCTGAGCGTGGCGCTGATGCTGGCCGCGGCGGCCGGGTTCGTCCCGGCAATCGCCGGCGCCCTGTCCCAGGAACTCGTGGACCTGGCGACGATCCTCAACGCGCTGCGCGCGCTCAGTGCCGGCAAGACAGCGGCCGGTAAGACAGGGGCCGGCAAGACAGCGGCCGGCACCAAGGGGACCGGCCCCAAGGGTGCGGGTACAAGGAGAAAGGGGCAGAAGGACGCCGGCGGCGCTACTGGGAAGCCGCCAGTTTCTCGGCTTCCGCGATCCGCGGAACGGTCCTGA
- the ppsA gene encoding phosphoenolpyruvate synthase: MTDSPVLWFDEIGMGDVPQVGGKNASLGELIQSLKAKGVRVPDGFATTADAYRRFIDANGIEPAMRSRIQSYRAGDTSLRATGEAIRELFLDSEFPADIAGSIRAHYRELGERAGLDRLSVAVRSSATAEDLPDASFAGQQETFLNIAGERELLDACRRCYASLFTDRAISYREVKGFDHLDVALSIGVQRMVRSDVGASGVMFSIDTDSGFPRVAVISAAWGLGETVVQGTINPDKYVVFKPLLADAAAADEISPIIEKTLGSKDRKMVYSLGGHARTKMVDTSDAERRAFVLADAEILALARWAVSVEEHYARPMDMEWARDGVTGELFMVQARPETVQSQKTGSRFTLHHLLETGTVLARGAAIGDSIAQGTACVIRSAADIENFRDGAILVTEMTDPDWVPIMKRAAGIVTDRGGPTSHAAIVSRELGVPAVVGTGNATTVLAEDRAVTISCAEGDEGRVYQGSLAFETEDVDLGELPETHTKVMVNIASPAAAFQWWRLPADGVGLARMEFIISALIRVHPMALVHPERVTDPQEAAQIRALTSGYGDPKDYFVDALALGIAKIAAPYHPRPVIVRLSDFKTNEYAHLIGGSAFEEPEENPMLGFRGASRYYDERYREGFALECAALKRVREKLGFGNIIVMIPFCRTPQEADKVLAVMAENGLVRGRNGLQVYMMCEIPSNVVLAEKFATRFDGFSIGSNDLTQLVLGVDRDSAQLASLFDERDEAVMAMISEAIRKAHAAGIKIGICGQGPSNHPEFAAFLVGEGIDSISLNPDSYLRTVPRIAEAEKLAASQ, translated from the coding sequence ATGACTGACTCCCCGGTGCTGTGGTTTGACGAGATCGGCATGGGCGATGTCCCGCAGGTGGGCGGCAAGAACGCCTCCCTCGGCGAACTCATCCAGTCCCTCAAAGCCAAGGGCGTGCGGGTGCCGGACGGCTTCGCCACCACCGCGGACGCCTACCGCCGCTTCATCGACGCCAACGGGATCGAGCCCGCGATGCGCTCCCGGATCCAGTCCTACCGTGCCGGCGATACGTCCCTGCGCGCCACCGGGGAAGCCATCCGGGAGCTGTTCCTGGACAGTGAGTTCCCCGCGGACATCGCCGGGTCCATCCGCGCGCACTACCGGGAACTGGGGGAGCGTGCCGGACTGGACCGGCTCTCCGTCGCGGTCCGCAGCAGCGCCACCGCCGAGGACCTGCCCGACGCAAGCTTCGCCGGGCAGCAGGAGACGTTCCTGAACATCGCCGGGGAACGGGAACTCCTGGACGCCTGCCGCCGCTGCTATGCCTCGCTGTTCACCGACCGGGCCATCAGCTACCGCGAGGTCAAGGGCTTTGACCACCTCGACGTCGCGCTCTCGATCGGGGTGCAGCGCATGGTGCGCTCCGACGTCGGCGCCTCCGGGGTGATGTTCTCCATCGACACTGATTCCGGCTTCCCGCGGGTGGCCGTCATCAGCGCCGCCTGGGGGCTGGGCGAAACCGTGGTCCAGGGCACCATCAACCCGGACAAATACGTCGTGTTCAAGCCGCTCCTGGCGGACGCCGCGGCCGCGGACGAAATCAGTCCCATCATCGAAAAGACGCTCGGTTCCAAGGACCGGAAAATGGTCTACAGCCTGGGCGGCCACGCACGCACCAAAATGGTGGACACCTCGGACGCGGAACGCCGAGCGTTTGTCCTGGCCGACGCCGAGATCCTCGCGCTGGCGCGCTGGGCCGTGAGCGTGGAGGAGCATTACGCCCGGCCGATGGACATGGAGTGGGCCCGGGACGGCGTGACGGGCGAACTGTTTATGGTCCAGGCCCGGCCGGAGACCGTCCAGTCGCAAAAGACCGGCTCCCGGTTCACCCTCCACCACCTGCTGGAGACCGGCACCGTGCTGGCGCGCGGCGCCGCGATCGGCGACTCCATCGCGCAGGGCACGGCTTGCGTGATCCGGAGCGCCGCGGACATCGAAAACTTCCGCGACGGCGCCATCCTGGTCACCGAGATGACCGACCCGGACTGGGTCCCGATCATGAAACGGGCGGCCGGCATCGTGACCGACCGCGGCGGCCCCACGAGCCACGCGGCGATCGTGAGCCGCGAACTCGGCGTCCCCGCCGTCGTCGGCACCGGCAACGCGACCACCGTCCTGGCCGAAGACCGGGCCGTGACCATTTCCTGCGCCGAGGGGGACGAAGGCCGGGTGTACCAGGGCAGCCTCGCGTTTGAGACCGAGGACGTGGACCTCGGGGAGCTGCCGGAGACGCACACCAAAGTCATGGTCAACATCGCCAGCCCCGCGGCCGCGTTCCAGTGGTGGCGGCTGCCGGCCGACGGCGTCGGGCTGGCCCGGATGGAGTTCATCATCAGCGCCCTGATCCGGGTCCACCCGATGGCGCTGGTCCATCCCGAGCGGGTCACCGACCCCCAGGAGGCGGCGCAGATCCGCGCCCTGACCAGCGGCTACGGGGACCCGAAGGACTACTTCGTGGACGCCCTGGCCCTCGGCATCGCCAAGATCGCCGCCCCCTACCATCCCCGGCCGGTGATCGTCCGGCTCAGCGACTTCAAGACGAACGAGTACGCGCACCTGATCGGCGGGTCCGCCTTCGAGGAGCCGGAGGAAAACCCCATGCTCGGTTTCCGCGGCGCGTCCCGCTACTACGACGAACGCTACCGCGAGGGATTCGCCCTCGAATGCGCGGCCCTCAAACGGGTCCGGGAGAAGCTCGGCTTCGGCAACATCATCGTGATGATCCCCTTCTGCCGGACCCCCCAGGAAGCGGACAAGGTACTGGCCGTGATGGCGGAAAACGGCCTGGTCCGGGGCCGGAACGGCCTGCAGGTCTACATGATGTGCGAGATCCCGTCCAACGTCGTCCTCGCCGAAAAGTTCGCCACCCGCTTCGACGGCTTCTCCATCGGCTCCAACGATCTCACCCAGCTGGTCCTGGGCGTGGACCGGGATTCGGCGCAGCTGGCCTCACTTTTCGACGAGCGGGACGAGGCCGTGATGGCGATGATCAGCGAGGCCATCCGCAAGGCCCACGCCGCCGGGATCAAGATCGGCATCTGCGGCCAGGGCCCCAGCAACCACCCGGAGTTTGCGGCGTTCCTGGTCGGCGAGGGCATCGATTCGATCTCGCTGAACCCGGACAGCTATCTCAGGACCGTTCCGCGGATCGCGGAAGCCGAGAAACTGGCGGCTTCCCAGTAG